The following proteins come from a genomic window of Musa acuminata AAA Group cultivar baxijiao chromosome BXJ1-7, Cavendish_Baxijiao_AAA, whole genome shotgun sequence:
- the LOC103991660 gene encoding rhomboid-like protein 11, chloroplastic — MGYLLALAPMPAVGLLAPPRVSAWRPPAVAAAAFDLYPVGRRSFPSRLKVALFAARRRPFCCRMKGSGSDITSDLELAKFDGKRRPNHNVNGVFWILLLNLGIYVADHILRLQEIKSLYLYHICPVWYQFVTATFCHANWNHLSSNLFFLYIFGKLVEEEQGNFALWISYILAGAGANLVSWLLLPKSAVSVGASGAVFGLFVISVLVKMSWDWRKIIEVLILGQFVIEKVMEAAQASTSLTGTYGRGLMAVNHIAHISGALIGAALVLLVSRIPSQPSGQDDKNKRS; from the exons ATGGGCTACCTGCTCGCCCTCGCGCCGATGCCCGCGGTCGGCCTCCTCGCCCCGCCCCGTGTCTCCGCGTGGCGCCCTCCCGCCGTCGCGGCCGCCGCCTTCGACCTCTACCCCGTGGGTCGCCGTAGCTTCCCCTCTCGACTAAAGGTGGCTCTTTTCGCCGCCCGGCGTCGCCCTTTCTGCTGCAGAATGAAAGGATCCGGTTCAG ATATAACGTCAGACTTGGAGCTTGCGAAGTTTGATGGGAAGAGAAGACCAAACCATAATGTGAATGGTGTATTTTGGATACTACTACTAAACCTTGGCATTTATGTGGCAGATCACATACTTCGG CTTCAGGAGATCAAATCCCTCTATCTGTACCACATCTGTCCAGTGTGGTACCAGTTTGTGACGGCAACATTCTGTCACGCTAACTG GAACCATCTTTCCAGCAACctattttttttgtatatttttg GAAAATTAGTTGAAGAGGAACAAGGGAACTTTGCATTGTGGATCTCATACATTCTTGCTGGTGCTGGTGCTAACCTTGTCTCATGGTTACTTCTCCCAAAATCTGCAGTGTCTGTGGGAGCATCTGGTGCAGTCTTTGGATTGTTTGTTATAAGTGTCCTGGTGAAG ATGTCGTGGGATTGGAGAAAAATTATAGAGGTTCTTATCCTCGGCCAGTTTGTAATTGAGAAG GTCATGGAGGCGGCGCAAGCTTCGACGAGTCTGACAGGTACATATGGAAGAGGCTTGATGGCTGTTAATCACATTGCTCATATCTCTGGTGCTCTGATTGGTGCTGCTTTGGTATTGCTCGTAAGTCGCATTCCTTCCCAACCTTCAGGCCAAGATGACAAGAACAAAAGAAGTTGA
- the LOC135678813 gene encoding uncharacterized protein LOC135678813, translated as MLEGKAMIQDTDMPVKMQLQAMSSASQALDLFNVLDCNNMACYIKKEFDLRYGFGWQCVVGSNFGCCFTHTKGTFIYFCLETLHFLIFKCSAA; from the exons ATGTTGGAGGGTAAGGCAATGATCCAGGACACAGACATGCCTGTGAAGATGCAGCTCCAAGCCATGTCCTCTGCCTCTCAGGCTCTTGACCTCTTTAATGTCCTAGACTGCAACAACATGGCTTGCTACATCAAGAAG GAGTTTGATCTAAGGTATGGGTTTGGATGGCAATGTGTGGTTGGCTCCAACTTTGGGTGCTGCTTCACTCACACAAAGGGCACCTTCATTTACTTCTGCTTGGAGACACTCCACTTCCTCATCTTCAAATGTTCTGCTGCTTGA
- the LOC135678812 gene encoding uncharacterized protein LOC135678812, with protein sequence MMHSKSESDVTSLAPSSPPRSPKRPTYYVQSPSRDSHDGDKSSSMHATPVYNSPMESPSHPSFGRHSRTSSASRFSGPFRSSSGRKGHRKRVNDMGWPECNVIQEEGSYDDLDEDKGLSRRCQIILALLGFILLFTVFSLIIWGAARPYKPDVIVKSLSMDDFYAGEGTDSTGVPTKMVTVNCSLKISVYNTAAMFGIHVTSSPINLMFSEITISTGQLQKYYQPRKSHRTVSVVLHGERVPLYGAGAGLALSSTGGEVPLALDFDIISRGYVIGKLVMVKHRKHITCLLVADSSKNKPIKFAQRSCTYT encoded by the exons ATGATGCATTCCAAGTCTGAATCAGACGTTACCAGCTTAGCCCCATCGTCGCCGCCTCGGTCTCCAAAGAGACCGACTTATTACGTGCAGAGCCCGTCCCGGGACTCTCACGATGGTGACAAGTCGTCGTCCATGCATGCTACCCCTGTTTACAATAGCCCCATGGAGTCCCCCTCACACCCTTCCTTCGGGCGCCACTCGCGGACCTCGTCGGCGAGCCGGTTCTCCGGGCCCTTCCGGTCCTCGTCAGGCCGGAAGGGACACAGGAAGAGGGTGAACGATATGGGGTGGCCTGAGTGCAATGTCATACAGGAAGAAGGGTCTTATGATGATCTCGACGAGGACAAGGGGCTGTCGCGCCGTTGCCAGATCATTctcgcgctcctcggcttcatcctGCTGTTCACAGTCTTTTCTCTTATCATATGGGGCGCCGCACGGCCGTACAAGCCGGATGTCATTGTGAAG AGTTTGTCGATGGATGATTTTTACGCCGGAGAGGGTACCGACAGCACCGGTGTCCCAACCAAGATGGTCACAGTGAACTGTTCATTGAAGATAAGTGTGTACAATACGGCTGCAATGTTTGGCATTCATGTAACTTCAAGCCCGATCAATCTCATGTTTTCAGAAATCACAATCTCTACCGGGCAG ctgcagaaatatTACCAACCTAGGAAGAGCCATAGGACAGTGTCAGTTGTCTTGCATGGAGAAAGGGTGCCATTGTATGGTGCCGGTGCAGGCTTGGCTCTCTCCAGCACTGGTGGGGAGGTCCCTTTAGCCctggattttgatatcatttcacggGGATATGTGATCGGAAAGCTGGTGATGGTGAAGCACCGAAAGCACATCACCTGTCTTCTTGTGGCCGATTCCAGTAAAAACAAACCGATAAAGTTCGCCCAGCGTTCATGCACCTATACATGA